A single Opisthocomus hoazin isolate bOpiHoa1 chromosome 1, bOpiHoa1.hap1, whole genome shotgun sequence DNA region contains:
- the PDE2A gene encoding cGMP-dependent 3',5'-cyclic phosphodiesterase isoform X1: MGQGCGHSILCRSQPYQAAASDLRGQQVFLKAGDTAPGSEALQDALLSLGAVLDAARLRDALRHGLVALLPAVEHVYIYLLDGETRLICDDPPHELPPHGTLRDAVRRQQRLECGGLPPAELPGHQLGPLAAPLAPGTRVLIIPLVDKESGAVVCVLLVHCGQLSDSDEQNLRALERHTLVAYRRLQALQKLQPWPQVSLSTSSSQTSLAKPEKAPDSGYSDLDCKILQLCGELYDLDAASLQLKVINYLKQETQSLCCCLLLVSEDNHQLFCQVVGDRVLEEEISFSLTFGHLGKVVEDKKSITLKDISEEEHKQLSSMLGCEVTSMLCVPVTSRATAQVVALACAFNKLSGESYTEADEHKIQHCFCYTSTVLTSTLAFQKEQKLKCECQALLQVAKNLFTHLDDVSVLLQEIITEARNLSNAEICSVFLLDRLSHELVAKVFDGGVVDDESYEIRIPADQGIAGHVATTGKILNIQDAYSHPLFYRGVDDSTGFRTRNILCFPIKNESQEVIGVAELVNKINGPWFSKFDEDLATAFSIYCGISIAHSLLYKKVNEAQYRSHLANEMMMYHMKVSDDEYTKLLSEGIQPVSTIHPNFASFTYTPRSLPEDDTSMAILSMLQDMNFINTYKMDRQTLTRFCLMVKKGYRDPPYHNWMHAFSVSHFCYLLYKNLELVNYLEDIEIFALFISCMCHDLDHRGTNNSFQVASKSVLAALYSSEGSVMERHHFAQAIAILNSQGCNIFDHFSRKDYQRMLDLMRDIILATDLAHHLRIFKDLQKMAEVGYDPKNKQHHSLLLCLLMTSCDLSDQTKGWKTTRKIAELIYKEFFSQGDLEKAMGNRPLEMMDREKAYIPELQISFMEHIAMPIYKLLQDLFPKAAELYERVASNREQWTKVSHKFTIRGLPSNNSLDFLDEEYDPQAPDPQLNGCLEPEGGQPEAGGE; the protein is encoded by the exons GACGCCCTGCTGAGCCTGGGGGCCGTGCTCGACGCCGCCCGCCTGCGCGACGCCCTCCGCCATGGCCTCGTCGCCCTGCTGCCCGCCGTG GAACACGTCTACATCTACCTGCTGGACGGGGAAACCCGGCTGATCTGCGACGACCCCCCCCACGAGCTGCCACCCCACGGGACCCTCAG GGATGCGgtgcggcggcagcagcggctggagtgcggggggctgccccccgccgAGCTCCCCGGCCACCAGCTGGGACCCCTGGCAGCACCCCTGGCCCCCGGCACGCGAG TGCTCATCATCCCGCTGGTGGACAAGGAGAGCGGGGCCGTGGTGTGCGTCCTCCTG gTCCACTGCGGCCAGCTGAGCGACTCGGACGAGCAGAACCTGCGTGCGCTGGAGAGACAC ACCCTGGTGGCGTACCGCCGCCTGCAAGCCCTGCAGAAGCTTCAGCCCTGGCCCCAGGTCAGCCTCTCCACCAGCTCCTCCCAGACCTCCCTGGCCAAGCCCGAGAAGGCGCCCGACAGCGGCTACAGCGACCTGGACTGCAAGATCCTGCAGCTCTGCG GCGAGCTGTACGACCTGGATGCCGCTTCGCTCCAGCTCAAGGTCATCAACTAC CTGAAGCAGGAGACCCAGtcgctctgctgctgcctcctgctcgtCTCTGAGGACAACCACCAGCTCTTCTGCCag GTGGTGGGGGACCGCGTCCTTGAGGAGGAGATCAGCTTCTCG CTCACCTTTGGGCACCTGGGGAAGGTGGTGGAGGACAAGAAGTCCATCACCTTGAAGGACATCAGTGAG GAGGAGCACAAGCAGCTGAGCAGCATGCTGGGCTGCGAGGTGACCTCCATGCTCTGCGTCCCCGTCACCAGCCGGGCCACCGCCCAGGTGGTGGCATTGGCCTGCGCCTTCAACAAGCTGAGCGGGGAGAG CTACACGGAGGCGGACGAGCACAAGATCCAGCACTGCTTCTGCTACACCTCCACGGTGCTCACCAGCACCTTGGCCTTCCAGAAGGAGCAGAAGCTCAAGTGCGAGTGCCAG gctctgctgcaggtgGCGAAGAACCTCTTCACGCACTTGG ATGACGTCTCCGTCCTGCTCCAGGAGATCATCACGGAGGCCCGAAACCTCAGCAACGCGGAGAT ATGCTCCGTGTTCCTGCTGGACCGGCTCAGCCACGAGCTGGTGGCCAAGGTGTTTGATGGTGGCGTGGTGGACGACGAG AGCTACGAGATCCGCATCCCCGCCGACCAGGGCATCGCCGGGCACGTGGCCACCACCGGCAAGATCCTCAACATCCAGGACGCCTACTCGCACCCGCTCTTCTACCGCGGCGTGGACGACAGCACCGGCTTCCGCACCCGCAACATCCTCTGCTTCCCCATCAAGAACGAGAGCCAGG aggTCATCGGGGTGGCCGAGCTGGTCAACAAGATCAACGGCCCCTGGTTCAGCAAGTTCGACGAGGACCTGGCCACCGCCTTCTCcatctactgtggcatcagcatCGCCCAC TCGCTGCTGTACAAGAAGGTGAACGAGGCGCAGTACCGCAGCCACCTGGCCAACGAGATGATGATGTACCACATGAAG GTCTCAGACGACGAGTACACCAAGCTGCTGAGCGAGGGCATCCAGCCCGTGTCCACCATCCACCCCAACTTCGCCAGCTTCACCTACACCCCACGCTCGCTCCCCGAGGACGACACCTCCATG GCCATCCTCAGCATGCTGCAGGACATGAACTTCATCAACACCTACAAGATGGACCGGCAGACGCTCACCAG GTTCTGCCTGATGGTGAAGAAGGGCTACCGTGACCCCCCCTACCACAACTGGATGCACGCCTTCTCCGTCTCCCACTTCTGCTACCTGCTCTACAAGAACCTGGAGCTGGTCAACTACCTGGA AGACATCGAGATCTTTGCCCTCTTCATCTCCTGCATGTGCCATGACCTGGACCACAGAGGCACCAACAACTCCTTCCAGGTGGCCTCG AAATCGGTCCTGGCCGCGCTGTACAGCTCGGAGGGCTCCGTGATGGAG AGGCACCACTTCGCCCAGGCCATCGCCATCCTCAACAGCCAAGGTTGCAACATCTTCGACCACTTCTCCCGTAAG GACTACCAGCGCATGCTGGACCTGATGAGGGACATCATCTTGGCCACCGACCTGGCCCACCACCTGCGTATCTTCAAGGACCTCCAGAAGATGGCGGAAG TGGGCTACGACCCCAAGAACAAGCAGCACCacagcctgctgctctgcctgctgatgACCTCCTGCGACCTCTCCGACCAGACCAAGGGCTGGAAGACCACCCGGAAGATAGCA GAGCTAATCTACAAGGAGTTCTTCTCCCAGGGTGACCTG GAGAAGGCCATGGGCAACCGCCCGCTGGAGATGATGGACCGGGAGAAAGCCTACATCCCCGAGCTGCAGATCAGCTTCATGGAGCACATCGCCATGCCCATCTACAA GTTGCTGCAGGACCTCTTCCCCAAGGCGGCGGAGCTCTACGAGAGGGTGGCCAGCAACCGGGAGCAGTGGACCAAGGTCTCCCACAAATTCACCATCCGGGGCTTGCCCAGCAACAACTCCCTGGACTTCCTGGATGAAGAATATGACCCCCAAGCCCCCGACCCCCAACTCAACGGCTGCCTGGAGCCCGAGGGGGGGCAACCCGAGGCGGGGGGCGAGTGA
- the PDE2A gene encoding cGMP-dependent 3',5'-cyclic phosphodiesterase isoform X2 — protein sequence MGTLGDTDALLSLGAVLDAARLRDALRHGLVALLPAVEHVYIYLLDGETRLICDDPPHELPPHGTLRDAVRRQQRLECGGLPPAELPGHQLGPLAAPLAPGTRVLIIPLVDKESGAVVCVLLVHCGQLSDSDEQNLRALERHTLVAYRRLQALQKLQPWPQVSLSTSSSQTSLAKPEKAPDSGYSDLDCKILQLCGELYDLDAASLQLKVINYLKQETQSLCCCLLLVSEDNHQLFCQVVGDRVLEEEISFSLTFGHLGKVVEDKKSITLKDISEEEHKQLSSMLGCEVTSMLCVPVTSRATAQVVALACAFNKLSGESYTEADEHKIQHCFCYTSTVLTSTLAFQKEQKLKCECQALLQVAKNLFTHLDDVSVLLQEIITEARNLSNAEICSVFLLDRLSHELVAKVFDGGVVDDESYEIRIPADQGIAGHVATTGKILNIQDAYSHPLFYRGVDDSTGFRTRNILCFPIKNESQEVIGVAELVNKINGPWFSKFDEDLATAFSIYCGISIAHSLLYKKVNEAQYRSHLANEMMMYHMKVSDDEYTKLLSEGIQPVSTIHPNFASFTYTPRSLPEDDTSMAILSMLQDMNFINTYKMDRQTLTRFCLMVKKGYRDPPYHNWMHAFSVSHFCYLLYKNLELVNYLEDIEIFALFISCMCHDLDHRGTNNSFQVASKSVLAALYSSEGSVMERHHFAQAIAILNSQGCNIFDHFSRKDYQRMLDLMRDIILATDLAHHLRIFKDLQKMAEVGYDPKNKQHHSLLLCLLMTSCDLSDQTKGWKTTRKIAELIYKEFFSQGDLEKAMGNRPLEMMDREKAYIPELQISFMEHIAMPIYKLLQDLFPKAAELYERVASNREQWTKVSHKFTIRGLPSNNSLDFLDEEYDPQAPDPQLNGCLEPEGGQPEAGGE from the exons GACGCCCTGCTGAGCCTGGGGGCCGTGCTCGACGCCGCCCGCCTGCGCGACGCCCTCCGCCATGGCCTCGTCGCCCTGCTGCCCGCCGTG GAACACGTCTACATCTACCTGCTGGACGGGGAAACCCGGCTGATCTGCGACGACCCCCCCCACGAGCTGCCACCCCACGGGACCCTCAG GGATGCGgtgcggcggcagcagcggctggagtgcggggggctgccccccgccgAGCTCCCCGGCCACCAGCTGGGACCCCTGGCAGCACCCCTGGCCCCCGGCACGCGAG TGCTCATCATCCCGCTGGTGGACAAGGAGAGCGGGGCCGTGGTGTGCGTCCTCCTG gTCCACTGCGGCCAGCTGAGCGACTCGGACGAGCAGAACCTGCGTGCGCTGGAGAGACAC ACCCTGGTGGCGTACCGCCGCCTGCAAGCCCTGCAGAAGCTTCAGCCCTGGCCCCAGGTCAGCCTCTCCACCAGCTCCTCCCAGACCTCCCTGGCCAAGCCCGAGAAGGCGCCCGACAGCGGCTACAGCGACCTGGACTGCAAGATCCTGCAGCTCTGCG GCGAGCTGTACGACCTGGATGCCGCTTCGCTCCAGCTCAAGGTCATCAACTAC CTGAAGCAGGAGACCCAGtcgctctgctgctgcctcctgctcgtCTCTGAGGACAACCACCAGCTCTTCTGCCag GTGGTGGGGGACCGCGTCCTTGAGGAGGAGATCAGCTTCTCG CTCACCTTTGGGCACCTGGGGAAGGTGGTGGAGGACAAGAAGTCCATCACCTTGAAGGACATCAGTGAG GAGGAGCACAAGCAGCTGAGCAGCATGCTGGGCTGCGAGGTGACCTCCATGCTCTGCGTCCCCGTCACCAGCCGGGCCACCGCCCAGGTGGTGGCATTGGCCTGCGCCTTCAACAAGCTGAGCGGGGAGAG CTACACGGAGGCGGACGAGCACAAGATCCAGCACTGCTTCTGCTACACCTCCACGGTGCTCACCAGCACCTTGGCCTTCCAGAAGGAGCAGAAGCTCAAGTGCGAGTGCCAG gctctgctgcaggtgGCGAAGAACCTCTTCACGCACTTGG ATGACGTCTCCGTCCTGCTCCAGGAGATCATCACGGAGGCCCGAAACCTCAGCAACGCGGAGAT ATGCTCCGTGTTCCTGCTGGACCGGCTCAGCCACGAGCTGGTGGCCAAGGTGTTTGATGGTGGCGTGGTGGACGACGAG AGCTACGAGATCCGCATCCCCGCCGACCAGGGCATCGCCGGGCACGTGGCCACCACCGGCAAGATCCTCAACATCCAGGACGCCTACTCGCACCCGCTCTTCTACCGCGGCGTGGACGACAGCACCGGCTTCCGCACCCGCAACATCCTCTGCTTCCCCATCAAGAACGAGAGCCAGG aggTCATCGGGGTGGCCGAGCTGGTCAACAAGATCAACGGCCCCTGGTTCAGCAAGTTCGACGAGGACCTGGCCACCGCCTTCTCcatctactgtggcatcagcatCGCCCAC TCGCTGCTGTACAAGAAGGTGAACGAGGCGCAGTACCGCAGCCACCTGGCCAACGAGATGATGATGTACCACATGAAG GTCTCAGACGACGAGTACACCAAGCTGCTGAGCGAGGGCATCCAGCCCGTGTCCACCATCCACCCCAACTTCGCCAGCTTCACCTACACCCCACGCTCGCTCCCCGAGGACGACACCTCCATG GCCATCCTCAGCATGCTGCAGGACATGAACTTCATCAACACCTACAAGATGGACCGGCAGACGCTCACCAG GTTCTGCCTGATGGTGAAGAAGGGCTACCGTGACCCCCCCTACCACAACTGGATGCACGCCTTCTCCGTCTCCCACTTCTGCTACCTGCTCTACAAGAACCTGGAGCTGGTCAACTACCTGGA AGACATCGAGATCTTTGCCCTCTTCATCTCCTGCATGTGCCATGACCTGGACCACAGAGGCACCAACAACTCCTTCCAGGTGGCCTCG AAATCGGTCCTGGCCGCGCTGTACAGCTCGGAGGGCTCCGTGATGGAG AGGCACCACTTCGCCCAGGCCATCGCCATCCTCAACAGCCAAGGTTGCAACATCTTCGACCACTTCTCCCGTAAG GACTACCAGCGCATGCTGGACCTGATGAGGGACATCATCTTGGCCACCGACCTGGCCCACCACCTGCGTATCTTCAAGGACCTCCAGAAGATGGCGGAAG TGGGCTACGACCCCAAGAACAAGCAGCACCacagcctgctgctctgcctgctgatgACCTCCTGCGACCTCTCCGACCAGACCAAGGGCTGGAAGACCACCCGGAAGATAGCA GAGCTAATCTACAAGGAGTTCTTCTCCCAGGGTGACCTG GAGAAGGCCATGGGCAACCGCCCGCTGGAGATGATGGACCGGGAGAAAGCCTACATCCCCGAGCTGCAGATCAGCTTCATGGAGCACATCGCCATGCCCATCTACAA GTTGCTGCAGGACCTCTTCCCCAAGGCGGCGGAGCTCTACGAGAGGGTGGCCAGCAACCGGGAGCAGTGGACCAAGGTCTCCCACAAATTCACCATCCGGGGCTTGCCCAGCAACAACTCCCTGGACTTCCTGGATGAAGAATATGACCCCCAAGCCCCCGACCCCCAACTCAACGGCTGCCTGGAGCCCGAGGGGGGGCAACCCGAGGCGGGGGGCGAGTGA